One Epinephelus fuscoguttatus linkage group LG16, E.fuscoguttatus.final_Chr_v1 genomic window, TGCTTCGGGTGGCAAAGGCGCCGACTCTGTCAGTCCGAGTCCGCGCACCTCTCCCTCCAGCGGCATGGGACACAAGTTACCCGCAGACACCTTGCAGGTAATTAACTTCCCCGTGCGTAAAAGTCACTTCTGTGCGTAACGATAAAAGTTGCGTTTACGTACAATGTATATGTAATATCTGAACTCGCCAATGACACAGtgctattgtttttatcacaCTGTAGCAGTCAGGTGTTTGCACAGATGATGAAGATTGTGGAGGTGATGAATTCTGCAACGACGCCCGCGGCGCCTGTCTGCCCTGCCGTAAGAGCCGGAAGCGTTGCGCACGGGACTCAATGTGTTGTGCAGGAAACCGCTGCAGCAATGGTAAGCAGAGGCATCCCCTATGAAATCATTTATGATTAACAAAGTTGTGATTTGTATTCTGATAACCGGGAATAGTTTGCTTGTGGCCACACTGTCTGCATGTTTCCAGTTATCCATTAATTAGAATATGCCCCGGTGATAGACACAGACTGAATGCATCTCTTTCTTTTGACCTCTCTAGGTGTTTGTCAGGCAAATGACATAGATACTACAGATGCATCTATCACCACTGGctggcacaaacacaacaacactatGGAGCATCATGCCAAGAAGCCTCCCAGTGCCCCCGGCAATCAGCCTCATGCCTCAAAAGGTGAGTGTCAGATTAAGGATCATCAATCTTTATAACGTTAGTGTAACAACACAAGCAGCTTTTCAGTGAAGCCTGTTTCATGTGACATATTTTCATCACTTCTCTTCCCTCTATCTCCAGGCCAGGAGGGGGATACTTGCCTGAGATCTGCAGACTGCTCTGAGGGTCTGTGCTGTGCCAGACACTTCTGGTCTCGCATCTGTAAGCCTGTGCTGACTGAGGGCCAGGTGTGTACGCGCCACCGCAGGAAAGGCACCCATGGCTTGGAGCTTTTCCAGCGCTGCGACTGTGGCGACGGTCTGGCCTGCCGACCAGAGAAAGGAGAGCGAGATCACAGTGTCAGCAGGACAGCAGCCCGGAACCTACACACCTGTCAGAGACGCTGACACAAAagagtggacacacacacacacacacacacacacagggacagatatacagacacacacacacccagcaaACCCACAAATCAGTCACAGACACTGACAGACACTTTTCAGCTTTGCATACACCAGagatgctgacacacacacacacacacacacatagataccCAACACCTAAGACATTCTTTCCTGCCAAAGTTGCTGACACAAACAGCACCCGGAAGGATAGACATGATTCCTGGAAAAGTGATACACCCAGAGGGATGCAACAGTGAAAGATGGACTGATCCGATTCCCCATCAACAGATGAGGAGTCGGAAGTTAGGAAGTGACATTTCAGAAGTCTTGGGAAGATCGATTCATGTCGTCGGTAATGGCAGagctgttttgtttctctttttatgGAACTTCAGTGCAACAGTTATTGCAGTAAATTACTGTATTGTAAATATTATCCTCAATGTGGCACTTATGCTATGGAATCCTGTCAACACCAGTATTATAGAGACATGGTGCTgcatgaaatgtaaatgtgttatatatatattatatatatatatatatatattgtttagAAAAATTggaatatatttgttttattaaacaTCATGTTATAACCATACTCCTTCTTTCTGCTCCTTATTTTTGCCTGTAGTTGTTCTGATCTGCTGTGATACAAAAACACAGGGTTGCACTCTAGATGTGAACATAACTTCTCCAGCAGCAGTTAGTGTCCAAACCATTTAGTCCAAATATTCACTTAACGGTTTGTACGGTGGGAAATGCTTCCAGCAAAACAACAACCATCCCCTTCTGGAAAGCAAGAGTTATTTGAACAATCACTTGGCGGTGTTTAACTCGTAGCCCAGTATTCACAAATCAGCGGTTGAGGCTGAGTGGATGGTTGAAATGTTTGGCCTACATATGCTTCTCAAAGTCATTACGCACAATTGTTGAAatatgtgcaaacacacacacacacacacggaaaaacACACTTACAACAAACAGCAATCTTTGATGAGTCATTAGTGGAGCCTCAGCAGGCCACATCCTGCTGTGGAAGCAGATGATGGTCCATCAGGGCTATGTCATCAGAGGAACATGAAAAACAGGACAGGATGCTGCCGTATCAAATGATAACTGCAGAGTGGTAATAACAAAGTATGTGTGTCCTGGCGAGTGTTTGCCACCTAACCCTTTGGTGTTGCTGGCTAGTTTCTAATTATAACTTCCCTGCCTTCAAGTGCAGCAGAGCAGATAGCTAGCTATCCAAACTAAAGCCTCTAATTACTTCATCTTACTCAATCTACACAAGGATTCGTGAAATGAGGTGCACCGCAGTTTTTGTGATGcaacttaaaaaaagaagaagaaggatcCTGGTTCTCGCTCTGCCCGGTCGCACAGCACACCCCATTTCCTGGCTGTTGTGCAATGGATGTGCTCTAATGTGTAGGCTATGAATCCACCCAAATACACCTTGGTGCCTGTAATTAGACCTGTTTAGATTAGAAGATGGCGAGGAAATTACTGTACTTTTTGCTTGATTCTCGTGTCAGATCAAAAGAAGCACAAGACGCTCTTGACATCTGACCGAGCCAGGTAACCTCTTCATCTGTTTACCTCCATAAGCATTCATTTGAAGTTTGTCAGAGGAAGACAAGGTGAGGTTTACTCCGGCTGTCATTGGGGATCAGGATAATGtcatttactcaagtgctgtatttgaagtacttgtactttaatTGAGTAGTTCCattactttatacttctacttccATATAGTTTAAAGGAACACACTGTACCATCTACTCCACAACCCTTATCTGAAAACTGCTGTTACCAGTTAGTTTAATAAGCTTATAAAATACAATGCATTTGCTTAACAGCACATTAAACTACCCACCAGTATatataaacattaaaatcaGCTGTTAATGCATCTGTAATAAAAACACGGTAGTATAATATATACGACTGGCAGGAACCATTCTGCCTGAAAAATTAGTAAGATTATGTACAGTTGTTCTaattacagtggtggaaaaaagttttcggacaccccatgcatttgtgaaatattgcattaagaatcactcttaggtcttcaagtgcaatttcttttagtacagtcacagccaaaatactaaataaatcctaaaaaagccattaaaaacttaaaattgattggttccataaaaatacataagaaattttgagtattgggtcattttggtaccagtgatgaaggtcgttctttttattaaaagacacaatttttgttgccaagcttcgtgtctacataaagccagcacatttgaaagttcttcagacacaaaaatggctaaaacaaggaacctaatgcaggaaacacgcctgaagataaagattctcagccaggaagggtacagctgccgccagatagccaggaagtgcagatgcagtccttcagcagttggatacactctgcagaaatacagacgaaccaacagcttggaagacaaaccaagatctgggcgtccaagggtttcttcagcaagaaatgaccgcatcctgatccgcatgtgcaggcaaaaccgccgaatgacatcacaggagcttcagcagcagtggtcaaaccaaactggtgtccagtgttccacccgcactgtacgtggccgacttttagatcatggcttaaggtcctacaaggctatcaagaagcccctgatcaatgagagacagaggttagctcaaggcgtcgttgggcccaggcacacaagaactggacagccaggaattggaagaagattttgtggtcagatgagtccagtttccagctttatcttcctcctactaatgtgagggtacgcagaaggccaggcaaagcattatctccagcatgtacagtacctactgtcaagcatggtggaggcagtatcatggtttggggatgcatgagtgctgctggtgttggtcatctgtctgtgatggcacattgaactctaccaagtattgtaccattctcgaaacccacatgctcccttctgcacatgca contains:
- the LOC125903280 gene encoding dickkopf-related protein 1-like, which produces MQIPAAHRFLAVYLTLFGYLGDVYTGTVLVNSNAIKNLPGASGGKGADSVSPSPRTSPSSGMGHKLPADTLQQSGVCTDDEDCGGDEFCNDARGACLPCRKSRKRCARDSMCCAGNRCSNGVCQANDIDTTDASITTGWHKHNNTMEHHAKKPPSAPGNQPHASKGQEGDTCLRSADCSEGLCCARHFWSRICKPVLTEGQVCTRHRRKGTHGLELFQRCDCGDGLACRPEKGERDHSVSRTAARNLHTCQRR